A single genomic interval of Pan paniscus chromosome 18, NHGRI_mPanPan1-v2.0_pri, whole genome shotgun sequence harbors:
- the PAGR1 gene encoding PAXIP1-associated glutamate-rich protein 1: MSLARGHGDTAASTAAPLSEEGEVTSGLQALAVEDTGGPSASAGKAEDEGEGGREETEREGSGGEEAQGEVPSAGGEEPAEEDSEDWCVPCSDEEVELPVDGQPWMPPPSEIQRLYELLAAHGTLELQAEILPRRPPTPEAQSEEERSDEEPEAKEEEEEKPHMPTEFDFDDEPVTPKDSLIDRRRTPGSSARSQKREARLDKVLSDMKRHKKLEEQILRTGRDLFSLDSEDPSPASPPLRSSGSSLFPRQRKY; the protein is encoded by the exons ATGTCCCTTGCTCGGGGCCATGGAGACACTGCGGCCAGTACGGCGGCGCCTCTGTCTGAAGAAGGGGAAGTGACCTCCGGCCTCCAGGCTCTGGCCGTGGAGGATACCGGAGGCCCCTCTGCCTCGGCCGGTAAGGCCGAGGACGAGGGGGAAGGAGGCCGAGAGGAGACCGAGCGTGAGGGGTCCGGGGGCGAGGAGGCGCAGGGAGAAGTCCCCAGCGCGGGGGGAGAAGAGCCTGCCGAGGAGGACTCCGAGGACTGGTGCGTGCCCTGCAGCGACGAGGAGGTGGAGCTGCCTGTGGATGGGCAGCCCTGGATGCCCCCGCCCTCCGAAATCCAGCGGCTCTATGAACTGCTGGCTGCCCACGGTACTCTGGAGCTGCAAGCCGAGATCCTGCCCCGCCGGCCTCCCACGCCGGAGGCCCAGAGCGAAGAGGAGAGATCCGATGAGGAGCCGGAGgccaaagaagaggaagaggaaaa ACCACACATGCCCACGGAATTTGATTTTGATGATGAGCCAGTGACACCAAAGGACTCCCTGATTGACCGGAGACGCACCCCAG GAAGCTCAGCCCGGAGCCAGAAACGGGAGGCCCGCCTGGACAAGGTGCTGTCGGACATGAAGAGACACAAGAAGCTGGAGGAGCAGATCCTTCGTACCGGGAGGGACCTCTTCAGCCTGGACTCGGAGGACCCCAGCCCCGCCAGCCCCCCACTCCGATCCTCCGGGAGTAGTCTCTTCCCTCGGCAGCGGAAATACTGA
- the PRRT2 gene encoding proline-rich transmembrane protein 2 isoform X2 gives MAASSSEISEMKGVEESPEVPGEGPGHSEAETGPPHVLAGVPDQPEAPQPGPNTTAAPVDSGPKAGLAPETTETPAGTSETAQATDLSLSPGGESKANCSPEDPCQETVSKPEVSKEATADQGSRLESAAPPEPAPEPAPQPDPRPDPQPTPKPALQPELPTQEDPTPEILSESVGEKQENGAVVPLQAGDGEEGPAPEPHSPPSKKSPPANGAPPRVLQQLVEEDRMRRAHSGHPGSPRGSLSRHPSSQLAGPGVEGGEGTQKPRDYIILAILSCFCPMWPVNIVAFAYAVMSRNSLQQGDVDGAQRLGRVAKLLSIVALVGGVLIIIASCVINLGVYK, from the exons ATGGCAGCCAGCAGCTCTGAGATCTCTGAGATGAAGGGGGTTGAGGAGAGTCCCGAGGTTCCAGGCGAAGGGCCTGGCCATTCTGAAGCTGAAACTGGCCCTCCCCACGTCCTAGCAGGGGTACCAGACCAGCCAGAGGCCCCGCAGCCAGGCCCAAACACCACTGCGGCCCCTGTGGACTCAGGGCCCAAGGCTGGGCTGGCTCCAGAAACCACAGAGACCCCGGCTGGGACCTCAGAAACAGCCCAGGCCACAGACCtcagcttaagcccaggaggggAATCAAAGGCCAACTGCAGCCCCGAAGACCCATGCCAAGAAACAGTGTCCAAACCAGAAGTGAGCAAAGAGGCCACTGCAGACCAGgggtccaggctggagtctgcAGCCCCACCTGAACCAGCCCCAGAGCCTGCTCCCCAACCAGACCCCCGGCCAGATCCCCAGCCTACCCCCAAGCCAGCCCTTCAACCAGAGCTCCCTACCCAGGAGGACCCCACCCCTGAGATTCTGTCTGAGAGTGtaggggaaaagcaagagaatgGGGCAGTGGTGCCCCTGCAGGCTGGCGATGGGGAAGAGGGCCCAGCCCCTGAGCCTCACTCACCACCCTCAAAAAAATCCCCCCCAGCCAATGGGGCCCCCCCCCGAGTGCTGCAGCAGCTGGTTGAGGAGGATCGAATGAGAAGGGCACACAGTGGGCATCCAGGATCTCCCCGAGGTAGCCTGAGCCGCCACCCCAGCTCCCAGCTGGCAGGTCCTGGGGTGGAGGGGGGTGAAGGCACCCAGAAACCTCGGGACTACATCATCCTTGCCATCCTGTCCTGCTTCTGCCCCATGTGGCCTGTCAACATCGTGGCCTTCGCTTATGCTGTCATG TCCCGGAACAGCCTGCAGCAGGGGGACGTGGACGGGGCCCAGCGTCTGGGCCGGGTAGCCAAGCTCTTAAGCATCGTGGCGCTGGTGGGGGGAGTCCTCATCATCATCGCCTCCTGCGTCATCAACTTAGGCG TGTATAAGTGA
- the PRRT2 gene encoding proline-rich transmembrane protein 2 isoform X1, protein MAASSSEISEMKGVEESPEVPGEGPGHSEAETGPPHVLAGVPDQPEAPQPGPNTTAAPVDSGPKAGLAPETTETPAGTSETAQATDLSLSPGGESKANCSPEDPCQETVSKPEVSKEATADQGSRLESAAPPEPAPEPAPQPDPRPDPQPTPKPALQPELPTQEDPTPEILSESVGEKQENGAVVPLQAGDGEEGPAPEPHSPPSKKSPPANGAPPRVLQQLVEEDRMRRAHSGHPGSPRGSLSRHPSSQLAGPGVEGGEGTQKPRDYIILAILSCFCPMWPVNIVAFAYAVMSRNSLQQGDVDGAQRLGRVAKLLSIVALVGGVLIIIASCVINLGGEWGLGTGRGGMEGLARAALLTPAPALSCLSSLPLLCLSLSPPPPVCPSLSSPTVYK, encoded by the exons ATGGCAGCCAGCAGCTCTGAGATCTCTGAGATGAAGGGGGTTGAGGAGAGTCCCGAGGTTCCAGGCGAAGGGCCTGGCCATTCTGAAGCTGAAACTGGCCCTCCCCACGTCCTAGCAGGGGTACCAGACCAGCCAGAGGCCCCGCAGCCAGGCCCAAACACCACTGCGGCCCCTGTGGACTCAGGGCCCAAGGCTGGGCTGGCTCCAGAAACCACAGAGACCCCGGCTGGGACCTCAGAAACAGCCCAGGCCACAGACCtcagcttaagcccaggaggggAATCAAAGGCCAACTGCAGCCCCGAAGACCCATGCCAAGAAACAGTGTCCAAACCAGAAGTGAGCAAAGAGGCCACTGCAGACCAGgggtccaggctggagtctgcAGCCCCACCTGAACCAGCCCCAGAGCCTGCTCCCCAACCAGACCCCCGGCCAGATCCCCAGCCTACCCCCAAGCCAGCCCTTCAACCAGAGCTCCCTACCCAGGAGGACCCCACCCCTGAGATTCTGTCTGAGAGTGtaggggaaaagcaagagaatgGGGCAGTGGTGCCCCTGCAGGCTGGCGATGGGGAAGAGGGCCCAGCCCCTGAGCCTCACTCACCACCCTCAAAAAAATCCCCCCCAGCCAATGGGGCCCCCCCCCGAGTGCTGCAGCAGCTGGTTGAGGAGGATCGAATGAGAAGGGCACACAGTGGGCATCCAGGATCTCCCCGAGGTAGCCTGAGCCGCCACCCCAGCTCCCAGCTGGCAGGTCCTGGGGTGGAGGGGGGTGAAGGCACCCAGAAACCTCGGGACTACATCATCCTTGCCATCCTGTCCTGCTTCTGCCCCATGTGGCCTGTCAACATCGTGGCCTTCGCTTATGCTGTCATG TCCCGGAACAGCCTGCAGCAGGGGGACGTGGACGGGGCCCAGCGTCTGGGCCGGGTAGCCAAGCTCTTAAGCATCGTGGCGCTGGTGGGGGGAGTCCTCATCATCATCGCCTCCTGCGTCATCAACTTAGGCGGTGAGTGGGGGCTTGGGACAGGCAGGGGAGGAATGGAAGGGTTGGCAAGGGCAGCTTTACTAACCCCTGCCCCTGCTCTCTCCTGTCTGTCCTCCTTACCTCTCCTTTGTCTCTCCttgtctccccctccccccgtctgtccttccctctcctctcccacaGTGTATAAGTGA